In one Motacilla alba alba isolate MOTALB_02 chromosome 7, Motacilla_alba_V1.0_pri, whole genome shotgun sequence genomic region, the following are encoded:
- the SPP2 gene encoding secreted phosphoprotein 24: MRIIIFLLTLSIFSCSGFPVYDYDLPVTEEALNASIARINSQSWSRNLYGVVSSRVMGADTWDSDTYGLDLRFSIRETVCPKASGRDPSTCDFRTGPFVPTASCRSVVEVSGGLIANITVRCHRSTFSSESMSSEEMMHVPIMTPDRRGSARREDDAFAPEAFPSRGRGSSHGDWNKPSYFNPDKME, encoded by the exons ATGAGGATCATAATCTTTCTCCTCACATTGAGCATTTTCTCATGTTCAG GGTTCCCAGTGTATGACTATGACCTCCCTGTCACAGAAGAGGCTCTCAATGCTTCCATTGCACGGATCAATTCCCAGTCATGGAGCAGAAACCTGTATGGTGTTGTCAGTAGCCGAGTCATGGGA gcgGACACGTGGGACAGCGACACTTACGGGTTAGATCTGCGCTTCAGCATCCGCGAGACCGTGTGCCCCAAAGCTTCGGGGAGAGACCCCTCTACCTGTGACTTCAGAACTGGCCCTTTCGTG CCCACTGCTTCCTGCAGGAGCGTTGTGGAAGTCTCCGGGGGGCTGATTGCCAACATCACCGTGCGGTGCCATCGCAGCACATTCAGCTCTGAATCCATGAGCAGTGAGGAG ATGATGCATGTGCCCATAATGACCCCTGACAGGCGGGGCAGCGCTCGCAGGGAAG ATGATGCCTTTGCTCCCGAAGCCTTCCCTTCaaggggaagaggcagcagccaTGGAGACTGGAACAAACCCAGCTACTTCAACCCTGACAAGATGGAATAA